TACAGCGCGATCGCTGTCGATGACGACGATGTTGTCTGGGCCACGTGTGGCTACATCACTGAAATCGCGAACGGGAGGGTAACAAGACGATGGTACCGGGCTGACCTCGCCGCATGCAGCGCAGCTGCTCCCCTCTTCGTCGATAGTCGGAACCGCAAGTGGTGCAAGGGCACGCAAGACAAAGGGGATTCATACCACTACCAGCCCGGGCTCCTGTGTATCGACCAGGACGAGCAGGTTCGCTTCTATTCGACCAGCGACGGACTGTGCTCTGGGGAGATCAACGATATCGACGAGGACCGATATGGCAATATGTGGGTCTCGACTGAACGAGGCATAAGCGTTCTGCTGGAGGAGTCATCTTTCGATCTAGGCGCGGGCGTTCTGGTTGACGAGAGCATTCCGCCAAATCTGAGCGCATCAGTTTCGCTCTCCTATCTCGGCCCGCCGACGGGCGTTGACGTTTACGCTGCAATTCAGGCGCCGAGCGGGCAAGTGTTCTACGTGGCGCCTCAGGAGGCGGAGCCGCCGTTTCCGATATTCTATGAGGCGTTCGATGGCAGCACTGAGTTCTTGCAGCCGGGGCCGAACTACGATGGCCCGGGCTCGATACCGAACACGCCGGACATGAAGGCCCTCGCTGCGCCGGCATTGCCCCTCGCAGACCCACCCGACGGCAACGGCCCCACCGGCCTGGCGCTCTTCGCCTATCCCGTGCCCTACTACGCGAACGCGCCGCTGCCCGCATACGGCTCCATCGACGACCTCATCCTGCTAGACGCCACCCTCCCCGAGCAGGCCCCAGCCGGCGCATACACGTTCCACATCGGCCTCACCGGCCCCTCATCAATCTCAAACCTCTATCGCTCCGCCTCATCCCCCTTCGAGGTCAGTAACGAATGAGCGTTTAGGAGAACATTCGGATGAGAATGGCGTGACCGTCTCCACGATTGAATATGACAAGATGAACAGGCCCGTCAAAAAGACTAACGCTCTGGGCAACTCGTACGAGTTCGAGTACAGCGACAAAGGCGACTGCACCAAGCGCACGGACGCGAAGAGTCAGATAACCAATTATACTTACGACGCGGACCACCGACTTATCGGCATCGACTACCCCAACGACTCAGACGTAACCATCGAGTG
This window of the bacterium genome carries:
- a CDS encoding two-component regulator propeller domain-containing protein, producing the protein DPLPASLVSDLCIDAGGTLWVAGDWIDYTHYDPYASYLCRWDGAEYVTFWPWHRDLPSRINSMTCAPDGEVWFGTDEGAYSFDGRDWDEYLPGERVSKVKIGPDGQVFAICYVSDYARVVKRFDGARWRTEYEPDWSGQEITDVALDSKGVLWVSCGCSYLDPPYDYAGIRSWDGENEVKYELGCEYSAIAVDDDDVVWATCGYITEIANGRVTRRWYRADLAACSAAAPLFVDSRNRKWCKGTQDKGDSYHYQPGLLCIDQDEQVRFYSTSDGLCSGEINDIDEDRYGNMWVSTERGISVLLEESSFDLGAGVLVDESIPPNLSASVSLSYLGPPTGVDVYAAIQAPSGQVFYVAPQEAEPPFPIFYEAFDGSTEFLQPGPNYDGPGSIPNTPDMKALAAPALPLADPPDGNGPTGLALFAYPVPYYANAPLPAYGSIDDLILLDATLPEQAPAGAYTFHIGLTGPSSISNLYRSASSPFEVSNE